The Bacillus alveayuensis genome contains a region encoding:
- a CDS encoding hypothetical protein (product_source=Hypo-rule applied; pfam=PF13158; superfamily=52833), with protein sequence MRTSLFAMIIVAILFGQVPLNVAAIEEKELMKEETIWFLQDAFAAQVSLTEKERSLSEIMYILTPYFTYTFRQSFIHENVEKGKSGYFVYATDAPNNNVVPFFDYNKPFTFQLNETTRLIYQFFPKSSEGPVSYEDHYEAVYFKKEDGKWKIHQIQFSEQQPHIPHDELNNLEGQLPLQNEKGQNMHERQTIQKNNERKMANQSVNSVQNEKNYDGRYMQTEEKLKIPLIPFLPTYWTVKSYIFSQNYY encoded by the coding sequence GTGCGAACGAGTTTATTTGCTATGATCATTGTGGCGATTTTGTTTGGACAAGTCCCGCTAAATGTAGCTGCAATTGAAGAGAAGGAATTGATGAAAGAAGAAACGATTTGGTTTTTACAAGATGCATTTGCAGCCCAAGTTTCACTTACCGAAAAAGAAAGGTCTCTATCTGAGATAATGTATATATTAACACCTTATTTTACTTACACCTTCCGTCAATCCTTCATCCATGAAAACGTCGAGAAAGGAAAGAGCGGCTACTTCGTATATGCAACAGATGCCCCTAATAATAATGTAGTTCCATTTTTTGATTATAACAAACCATTTACTTTTCAATTGAATGAAACAACTCGATTAATCTATCAATTTTTCCCAAAATCATCCGAAGGTCCTGTCTCTTATGAAGATCACTACGAAGCTGTTTATTTTAAAAAAGAAGATGGAAAATGGAAAATACATCAAATTCAATTTTCGGAACAACAACCGCATATTCCACACGACGAACTGAATAATCTGGAAGGACAACTACCGCTTCAAAACGAAAAGGGACAAAACATGCATGAAAGACAAACTATCCAAAAGAACAATGAACGAAAAATGGCGAACCAATCAGTAAATTCTGTTCAAAATGAAAAGAACTATGATGGGAGATACATGCAAACGGAGGAAAAATTGAAAATTCCATTGATTCCTTTTCTCCCAACTTATTGGACAGTAAAATCGTATATTTTTTCGCAAAATTATTATTGA
- a CDS encoding putative MPP superfamily phosphohydrolase (product_source=COG1408; cath_funfam=3.60.21.10; cog=COG1408; ko=KO:K07098; pfam=PF00149; superfamily=56300; transmembrane_helix_parts=Inside_1_8,TMhelix_9_31,Outside_32_285): protein MKGISRRHFLKGFLGILLTSIGGTVGGYSYAKYIEPRRLAISKQTVEHEQIPASFHEVTIVQFSDTHLSDFFTIEQFKNVIDTINSLKPHMIVFTGDLIDEPNRYSHINEIIPLLKKLNAPLGKFAIYGNHDHGGYGTNIYRNILELSNFHLLRNETKKITLMDGSYIYIAGIDDLMLGRPNWNGTLQNMEENAFSILLVHEPDAVNRTQQFSINLQLSGHSHGGQIKLPFIGALYTPPYAEQYYEGLYQVGKTTLYVNRGLGTTRVPYRFLSVPEITLFTLKSK, encoded by the coding sequence ATGAAAGGTATTTCACGACGACACTTTTTAAAAGGCTTTTTAGGCATACTTTTGACGAGTATAGGAGGTACGGTTGGAGGCTATAGCTATGCTAAATACATTGAGCCTAGACGGCTTGCGATTTCGAAACAGACGGTCGAACATGAACAAATACCAGCGAGTTTTCATGAAGTGACAATCGTTCAATTTAGCGATACACATTTAAGTGATTTTTTTACAATTGAACAGTTTAAAAATGTGATTGATACGATTAATTCATTAAAGCCACATATGATCGTTTTTACGGGAGACTTAATTGATGAACCTAATCGCTATTCACACATAAACGAAATCATCCCTTTATTAAAAAAATTGAACGCACCATTAGGCAAATTCGCAATATATGGAAACCACGATCATGGTGGATACGGAACGAATATTTACCGAAACATTCTCGAACTGTCTAATTTTCATTTGTTAAGGAATGAGACGAAAAAAATCACCTTAATGGATGGCAGCTATATTTATATTGCTGGTATCGATGATTTAATGCTTGGAAGGCCTAATTGGAATGGAACATTACAAAACATGGAAGAAAATGCTTTTTCCATTTTACTCGTACATGAACCAGATGCCGTCAATCGTACACAACAATTTTCAATAAATCTTCAGCTCTCTGGTCATTCACATGGTGGCCAAATTAAGCTTCCATTCATCGGTGCACTTTACACACCACCCTATGCAGAACAATATTATGAAGGTCTTTATCAAGTTGGGAAGACAACTCTTTATGTTAATAGAGGATTAGGGACCACAAGGGTGCCTTACCGTTTTTTATCCGTTCCAGAAATAACGTTATTTACTTTAAAATCGAAATAA
- a CDS encoding putative transcriptional regulator (product_source=COG3620; cath_funfam=3.10.580.10; cog=COG3620; pfam=PF00571; smart=SM00116; superfamily=54631) has protein sequence MFSIHSEKFLETSIMDIIIPADKVAHVQIGNNLEHALLVLTKTGYTAIPVLDPFFRLHGLISTNLIMDSILGLERIEFERLEGMKVEEVMNKDIPRLLKTDQVMKALKLVINHSFVCVTDDDGVLEGIFTRRVILKHLHQHLRKMNK, from the coding sequence ATGTTTAGTATTCATTCGGAAAAATTTTTAGAAACATCCATTATGGATATCATTATTCCGGCAGATAAAGTAGCTCATGTGCAAATTGGCAATAATTTAGAACACGCTTTATTAGTTTTAACGAAAACGGGATATACAGCTATACCGGTTTTAGATCCGTTTTTTCGTTTACACGGATTAATCAGCACAAATTTAATCATGGATTCGATATTAGGATTAGAACGCATTGAATTTGAAAGGCTTGAAGGAATGAAAGTAGAAGAAGTGATGAATAAAGATATTCCTAGACTTTTAAAAACCGACCAAGTGATGAAAGCTTTGAAGCTTGTGATTAATCATTCATTCGTATGCGTAACAGATGATGACGGTGTATTAGAAGGGATTTTTACCCGTCGTGTGATTTTAAAACATTTACATCAACATTTACGAAAAATGAATAAATAA
- a CDS encoding polyphosphate kinase (product_source=KO:K00937; cath_funfam=3.30.1840.10,3.30.870.10; cog=COG0855; ko=KO:K00937; pfam=PF02503,PF13089,PF13090; superfamily=140356,143724,56024; tigrfam=TIGR03705), whose translation MTMTENKNRERDLSNPKYYNNRELSWLAFNKRVLEEAEDERNPLLERMKFLAIFSSNLDEFFMVRVAGLKDQVKAGFNKPENKAGLTPKEQLSQIAKKNHQLVEHQYHIFNHKIVPQLEQENIFFLTIQDLTNKQLLQLEKYFDEHIFPVLTPMAVDAYRPFPMLLNKSLNLAILLEDSCETDENRIKTAIVQVPAVLDRLIEVEGEQGNRNFIMLEDVISHFIYKLFLGYKVVSVTEFRITRNADLTIHEEGARDLLKEIEKELKKRKWGAAVRLEIKKFGRDHRILKYLLQELEIHEKDVYEIDGPLDLTFLFSFYKILKPTHEHLVYETLIPQPPKDIGSDEDLFEVAKERDILLHHPYESFEPVVDFVSDAADDPDVLAIKQTLYRVSGDSPIIEALKRAAENGKQVTVLVELKARFDEENNVQWAKELEKAGCHVIYGMTYLKTHSKITLVVRRKNGKIERFVHLGTGNYNDQTAKIYTDIGLITSKQKFAIDATNFFNYLSGYTEKPTFHHLSVSPFDIRSKFIELINQEIQFQKQYGNGRIIAKMNSLTDKELMMKLYEASCAGVKIDLIVRGICCLRPGIKGVSENIAVRSIVGRFLEHSRIYLFNHNGEKKIFLSSADMMTRNMERRVEILFPIYDGQLKKRLNDILDILLADNVKAREQDERGDYHYVQRAANEPEIDSQLILFNMAYKVRDDEE comes from the coding sequence ATGACGATGACAGAAAATAAAAATAGAGAAAGGGATTTAAGCAATCCAAAGTACTACAATAATCGCGAACTAAGCTGGCTTGCTTTTAATAAACGAGTGTTAGAGGAGGCAGAGGATGAACGTAATCCGTTGCTTGAACGGATGAAATTTTTAGCCATTTTCAGCTCCAATCTCGATGAATTTTTTATGGTCCGTGTTGCTGGATTAAAAGATCAAGTGAAAGCAGGTTTTAACAAGCCGGAAAATAAAGCAGGCTTAACACCGAAAGAGCAATTGTCGCAAATAGCGAAAAAAAACCATCAATTAGTCGAACATCAATATCACATTTTTAATCATAAAATTGTTCCACAATTGGAGCAGGAGAACATTTTCTTTTTAACCATTCAAGATTTAACAAACAAGCAACTACTTCAGCTAGAAAAATATTTTGATGAGCATATTTTCCCTGTCTTAACACCAATGGCAGTCGATGCATATCGCCCGTTTCCAATGCTTCTAAACAAAAGCTTAAACCTCGCCATTTTGCTTGAAGACAGCTGCGAAACGGATGAAAATCGCATTAAAACAGCCATCGTCCAAGTCCCAGCCGTTTTAGATCGCTTGATCGAGGTAGAAGGGGAACAGGGAAATCGGAACTTTATCATGCTAGAGGATGTCATTAGTCATTTTATTTACAAGCTATTTCTCGGTTATAAAGTTGTATCAGTTACGGAGTTTCGGATTACACGAAATGCGGATTTAACGATTCATGAAGAAGGAGCAAGAGATTTATTAAAGGAAATTGAAAAGGAATTAAAGAAACGAAAGTGGGGAGCGGCTGTACGTTTAGAAATTAAAAAGTTCGGACGAGATCATCGGATTTTAAAGTATTTATTACAAGAGCTAGAAATTCATGAAAAGGATGTTTACGAAATTGACGGTCCGCTTGATTTAACGTTTTTATTTTCTTTTTATAAAATATTAAAACCGACTCATGAACATTTAGTTTACGAAACGTTAATACCACAGCCTCCGAAGGATATTGGTTCAGATGAAGACCTATTTGAGGTGGCAAAAGAAAGAGATATTTTGTTGCACCATCCATATGAATCATTTGAACCTGTTGTCGATTTTGTGTCAGATGCGGCCGATGACCCGGATGTACTAGCAATCAAACAAACCTTATACAGAGTCAGCGGGGATTCACCGATTATTGAAGCGTTAAAGCGAGCGGCTGAAAACGGGAAGCAAGTAACGGTATTAGTTGAATTAAAAGCGCGGTTTGATGAAGAAAACAACGTACAGTGGGCAAAGGAGTTAGAGAAAGCGGGCTGTCACGTCATTTATGGAATGACTTATTTGAAAACACATAGTAAAATTACACTTGTTGTCCGGCGAAAAAATGGTAAAATTGAGCGTTTTGTCCATTTAGGAACAGGAAACTACAACGATCAAACAGCAAAGATCTATACAGATATCGGACTCATCACTTCCAAACAGAAATTTGCTATTGATGCAACGAACTTTTTTAACTACTTAAGCGGATATACCGAAAAGCCGACCTTTCATCATCTCTCAGTATCTCCATTTGATATTCGAAGTAAATTCATCGAGCTCATTAACCAAGAAATTCAATTTCAAAAACAATACGGAAATGGTCGGATTATTGCTAAAATGAATTCGTTGACAGATAAAGAATTAATGATGAAATTATATGAAGCATCATGTGCAGGCGTCAAAATTGACTTAATCGTTCGCGGTATTTGCTGTTTACGTCCTGGTATTAAAGGAGTAAGCGAAAATATTGCCGTTCGAAGTATTGTCGGTCGATTCCTAGAGCATAGCCGCATCTATTTATTCAATCATAATGGGGAGAAAAAAATATTTCTTTCCTCAGCTGATATGATGACTCGCAATATGGAAAGACGTGTGGAAATATTATTTCCAATCTATGATGGACAATTAAAAAAGAGACTGAATGACATTCTTGATATTTTACTAGCTGATAATGTTAAAGCACGCGAGCAGGATGAACGCGGGGATTATCACTACGTACAACGTGCAGCAAATGAGCCGGAAATTGATTCACAGCTTATTTTATTTAATATGGCCTACAAGGTTCGTGATGATGAAGAGTAA
- a CDS encoding exopolyphosphatase/guanosine-5'-triphosphate,3'-diphosphate pyrophosphatase (product_source=KO:K01524; cath_funfam=3.30.420.40; cog=COG0248; ko=KO:K01524; pfam=PF02541; superfamily=109604,53067; tigrfam=TIGR03706): protein MKGKYGIVDIGSNTIRLVIYQQDKSGRLKEIENVKAVARLRNFLLENGELSEDGINVLIDTLKSFQEVTRFHQLRNVKCVATATIRQAINQKEIIQIVQKETDFQIRILSEYEEAYYGFLAVVNSTSIHDGFTIDIGGGSTEITYFQNRNLKHFHSFPFGVLSLKKQFVKGNTPTETELKALKQFLQKQFAKLPWLKGKKLPIIAIGGSARNLVQMDQARKQYPLKNLHQYQMDLKDIVNVKNYLTSLSFDKLKQVEGLSKDRADIIIPAIEVFLQLYETVEATAFILSRKGLRDGIFYEELLKDIGSPIFTNVVEESFQQLAIDYEVDLKHAFQVTNIVYMLFRQLKDQQIGEWTDVDVQLLRTGALFYNLGQYIDPESSSQHTFYLLANRTIDGMFHKEQVELALIASFKNSSLFKQYVEPFQQWFSKEEQRKLRFLGALIKFAYHLNATKRDIVENIHVKVDEKGTIHVNIYCNQNWQPEQYQVEKQKKHLIKVLKREVKLHFLPINTKMMQLI, encoded by the coding sequence TTGAAAGGTAAATACGGAATTGTGGATATTGGTTCAAATACAATACGTTTAGTTATTTATCAACAAGATAAAAGCGGTAGGTTAAAAGAAATTGAAAATGTAAAGGCAGTGGCGAGACTTCGCAACTTTTTGCTCGAAAATGGGGAATTAAGTGAGGATGGAATAAATGTTCTTATCGATACATTAAAATCGTTTCAAGAGGTAACCCGTTTTCATCAATTACGAAACGTTAAATGTGTAGCGACAGCGACGATTCGTCAAGCGATTAACCAAAAAGAAATCATTCAAATTGTGCAAAAAGAAACAGACTTTCAAATTCGCATCCTATCCGAATACGAGGAAGCTTATTACGGTTTTTTGGCAGTCGTGAATTCAACATCCATCCATGATGGATTTACGATTGATATCGGTGGGGGAAGCACAGAAATTACTTACTTTCAAAACCGGAATTTGAAACATTTCCACAGTTTTCCTTTCGGTGTTCTTTCTTTAAAAAAACAATTTGTAAAAGGGAATACACCAACAGAAACGGAATTAAAAGCACTTAAGCAGTTTTTACAAAAACAGTTTGCTAAGCTCCCATGGTTAAAAGGAAAGAAACTACCGATTATCGCTATTGGAGGTAGTGCGCGCAATTTAGTACAAATGGATCAAGCACGCAAACAGTATCCATTGAAAAACCTTCATCAATATCAAATGGATTTAAAAGATATTGTAAATGTAAAAAATTATTTGACCTCTCTTTCTTTTGATAAGCTAAAGCAAGTTGAAGGTCTTTCAAAAGACCGAGCAGATATTATCATCCCCGCTATTGAAGTGTTTTTACAGTTATATGAAACTGTTGAAGCGACAGCATTTATATTAAGTAGAAAAGGTTTAAGAGATGGCATTTTTTATGAAGAATTATTGAAAGATATTGGGTCACCGATTTTTACGAATGTTGTGGAAGAAAGCTTTCAGCAGTTGGCGATTGATTATGAAGTCGATTTAAAACATGCGTTTCAAGTAACGAACATTGTATATATGTTGTTTCGACAATTGAAGGACCAACAAATTGGAGAATGGACAGACGTTGATGTTCAATTGCTTCGAACTGGAGCCCTTTTTTATAACCTAGGTCAATATATTGACCCTGAATCGAGTAGTCAGCATACGTTTTATTTGTTAGCTAATCGCACGATTGACGGGATGTTTCATAAAGAACAAGTAGAGCTTGCCTTGATTGCATCATTTAAAAATTCCTCTTTATTTAAACAATATGTAGAACCTTTTCAGCAATGGTTTTCAAAGGAGGAGCAGCGGAAGCTTCGTTTTTTAGGGGCTTTAATCAAGTTTGCCTATCATTTGAATGCAACGAAACGGGATATTGTCGAAAACATTCATGTAAAAGTAGATGAAAAGGGAACGATCCACGTGAATATTTACTGTAATCAAAATTGGCAGCCGGAACAGTATCAAGTTGAAAAACAAAAAAAGCACTTAATAAAAGTGTTAAAACGAGAAGTGAAGTTGCATTTTTTGCCAATAAACACAAAAATGATGCAGCTAATATAA
- a CDS encoding hypothetical protein (product_source=Hypo-rule applied) produces the protein MNAATLLEEKAAILRTVLIETYIRLNVQKRGCDKVLKPPTIYSEMGQTLMRQPHLDFKYAMITTFYQAC, from the coding sequence ATGAATGCAGCGACCCTTTTAGAAGAAAAAGCAGCTATTTTACGAACAGTATTGATTGAGACTTACATACGTTTGAATGTACAAAAAAGAGGCTGTGATAAAGTGTTAAAACCTCCTACTATTTATAGTGAAATGGGTCAAACACTTATGAGACAGCCTCATTTGGACTTTAAATATGCGATGATCACGACCTTTTATCAGGCGTGTTGA
- a CDS encoding LysM repeat protein (product_source=COG1388; cath_funfam=2.40.440.10; cog=COG1388; pfam=PF01476,PF03734; smart=SM00257; superfamily=141523,54106), translating into MIHLVKSGETFAEIAMNYRLSLQSLLQANPTIRPDQIKPGQPVYIPGLPNPQSIPYKVDVSIQERKLRLYKHNILIKTYPIAVGAILSQTPVGQYVIVNRAPNPGGPFGAMWLSLSKLHYGIHGTNNPSSIGKAVSKGCIRMFNQDVLELSSMVPNGTEVFIHP; encoded by the coding sequence ATGATACATCTTGTTAAAAGTGGAGAAACATTTGCAGAAATAGCGATGAATTATCGCCTAAGTTTACAGTCATTATTGCAAGCGAATCCAACTATTCGTCCTGATCAGATTAAACCTGGACAGCCAGTCTATATTCCAGGCCTGCCAAATCCTCAATCCATCCCATACAAAGTTGACGTATCCATACAAGAGAGAAAATTGCGTTTATATAAACATAACATACTCATCAAAACATATCCAATTGCAGTTGGAGCGATTTTGTCCCAAACCCCAGTTGGCCAATACGTTATTGTCAATCGTGCCCCAAATCCAGGTGGACCTTTTGGAGCGATGTGGCTAAGCTTATCCAAACTTCATTATGGAATACATGGAACGAATAATCCGTCTTCGATCGGAAAAGCCGTTTCAAAGGGCTGTATTCGCATGTTTAATCAAGATGTTTTAGAGCTTTCCTCTATGGTTCCTAATGGAACAGAAGTTTTCATTCATCCTTAA
- a CDS encoding glyoxylase-like metal-dependent hydrolase (beta-lactamase superfamily II) (product_source=COG0491; cath_funfam=3.60.15.10; cog=COG0491; pfam=PF00753; smart=SM00849; superfamily=56281), producing MTDVYQLSNRLYIIDTYDLKRKGRTASYVLKEDELTIIETSASPSVPHLLNGLSELGLSPDDIKNIIVTHIHLDHAGGAGLLLKHCPNAKVIVHPKGAKHLADPSRLIKGAKAVYGEKFEQLFDPILPIPEDRMVIKHHGETLKLSDSCTLTFYDTPGHSRHHFSIYDSKSKGIFSGDTLGIYYNELKKEKIDFILPSTSPNQFDPDEMLQSTSFIENLDVKEIYFSHFGVCHDPETVYSSIRKWMPIFLQAGEAGFQSITNNDFNAAVQAVEKELKNRISTYLTNIGVPENHKVYEILSVDCQVCAMGLVDYLTKKK from the coding sequence ATGACGGATGTATATCAATTATCAAATCGGTTGTATATCATCGACACGTATGATTTAAAGCGAAAGGGACGCACAGCTTCTTATGTACTAAAAGAGGATGAGTTAACGATTATAGAAACTTCAGCTAGTCCATCTGTACCACATCTATTAAATGGGTTAAGCGAGCTTGGGCTATCGCCTGATGACATTAAAAATATTATCGTTACCCATATCCATCTCGACCATGCTGGCGGGGCAGGGCTGTTATTAAAGCATTGTCCAAATGCAAAAGTAATTGTTCACCCTAAAGGAGCTAAGCATTTAGCTGATCCTTCACGGCTCATTAAAGGAGCAAAAGCCGTCTACGGGGAAAAATTTGAACAGCTTTTTGATCCGATTCTACCCATTCCAGAGGATCGAATGGTGATCAAACATCACGGAGAAACGTTAAAATTAAGCGACTCTTGTACATTAACCTTTTATGACACTCCTGGACATTCAAGACACCACTTCAGTATATACGATTCCAAAAGTAAGGGAATTTTTTCGGGTGATACATTAGGTATTTATTATAATGAGCTGAAGAAGGAGAAAATTGATTTCATTTTACCTTCTACATCACCAAACCAATTTGACCCTGATGAAATGCTGCAATCAACCTCTTTTATTGAAAACCTAGACGTAAAAGAAATTTATTTTAGCCATTTTGGAGTATGTCACGATCCAGAAACGGTATATTCGTCTATTCGCAAGTGGATGCCAATCTTTTTGCAGGCTGGAGAAGCTGGTTTTCAGTCTATAACAAATAATGACTTCAATGCAGCGGTTCAAGCTGTCGAAAAGGAGCTTAAAAATCGAATTTCTACATATTTGACAAATATCGGTGTTCCAGAAAACCATAAAGTGTATGAAATTTTATCAGTTGATTGTCAAGTTTGTGCAATGGGGTTAGTCGATTATTTGACAAAAAAGAAATAA
- a CDS encoding glucose uptake protein GlcU (product_source=COG4975; cath_funfam=1.20.1560.10; cog=COG4975; superfamily=103473; transmembrane_helix_parts=Inside_1_4,TMhelix_5_27,Outside_28_53,TMhelix_54_76,Inside_77_78), which translates to MQYMNFILGIIALIILVIGLVYTIWTGKLVDARQSKYDTKINEKVDERPYLRNPIFLAYMIFIGILLFYLIYVYLTEW; encoded by the coding sequence ATGCAGTATATGAATTTTATTTTAGGGATTATTGCTTTAATCATATTAGTGATCGGACTCGTTTATACGATATGGACAGGCAAGCTAGTTGACGCAAGACAAAGTAAGTATGATACAAAAATCAATGAAAAAGTGGATGAACGGCCATATTTACGTAATCCAATTTTTCTGGCCTATATGATTTTTATAGGAATTTTGTTGTTTTACTTAATTTATGTTTATCTTACTGAATGGTAA
- a CDS encoding EAL domain-containing protein (putative c-di-GMP-specific phosphodiesterase class I) (product_source=COG2200; cath_funfam=3.20.20.450,3.30.450.20; cog=COG2200; pfam=PF00563,PF10388; smart=SM00052; superfamily=103190,141868): MDPLDILTNLERVEPFYQAIFSADEQKVIGYEVLGRIKFKGEWNSLGSFFQDESVPEEYRIEVDDYIVKKAIKEIKQLDEDILIFINRDPNLLMIDNGESLLNILLNEKEKELDLERVVIEITEHNFTGDIEQLKHLLTYYRTYGIKIAVDNIGKESSNLDRIGLLSPNILKIDLQPLKKATPSQTYLDVLYSISLLARKIGATLLYEDIEANFQLKHAWKNGGRYYQGFYLHHPSRTFIDRDFLKERLKDEFQHFIYYEKKKLEILYEKSEEFHTLIQHLINKYKKSTKDYNEFITLLAEDLSHCSFRIYVCDENGFQQSGNIFKKENGWVFQPEYYMKNWSWRPYFLENIMRMRVNKKGFFSDLYSDIETGETIRTFSYPLNERHYLFIDLPYSYLFEQDGLL, encoded by the coding sequence ATGGATCCATTAGACATTTTAACAAATTTAGAACGAGTAGAACCATTTTATCAAGCTATATTTAGTGCTGATGAACAAAAAGTGATTGGCTATGAGGTGCTTGGAAGAATAAAATTCAAAGGGGAATGGAACAGCTTAGGATCTTTTTTTCAAGATGAGTCCGTTCCAGAAGAATATCGCATCGAAGTCGATGATTATATAGTAAAAAAAGCTATAAAAGAAATAAAACAACTCGATGAAGATATTCTCATATTTATAAATCGTGATCCTAATTTACTAATGATTGATAATGGTGAAAGCTTATTAAATATATTACTAAATGAAAAAGAAAAAGAGCTCGATTTAGAACGAGTCGTCATTGAAATCACAGAGCATAACTTTACAGGCGATATTGAACAGTTGAAACATCTACTTACTTACTATCGAACATATGGAATTAAAATAGCTGTTGATAATATTGGCAAGGAAAGCAGCAATTTAGATCGAATTGGACTATTATCACCAAATATTTTAAAAATTGATTTACAGCCGTTGAAAAAAGCAACCCCAAGTCAAACCTATTTGGACGTTTTATATTCCATTTCTTTACTTGCTCGAAAAATTGGCGCAACTCTTTTATATGAAGACATTGAAGCAAACTTTCAGCTTAAGCATGCTTGGAAAAATGGGGGAAGGTATTATCAAGGCTTTTATTTACACCACCCATCACGTACATTTATTGACAGGGATTTTTTAAAAGAACGATTAAAAGATGAGTTTCAACATTTTATCTATTATGAAAAGAAAAAGCTTGAAATTTTATATGAAAAGTCAGAGGAGTTTCACACATTAATTCAACACCTGATCAATAAATATAAAAAGTCGACGAAGGATTATAATGAATTCATTACTCTTTTAGCTGAAGATTTGTCACACTGCAGCTTTCGCATTTATGTTTGTGATGAAAATGGGTTTCAGCAATCAGGTAATATTTTTAAAAAAGAAAATGGCTGGGTGTTCCAGCCCGAGTATTATATGAAAAATTGGAGCTGGCGCCCTTATTTTTTGGAGAATATTATGAGAATGCGTGTCAATAAAAAAGGGTTTTTTAGCGACTTATATAGTGATATTGAAACAGGGGAAACGATACGAACATTTTCGTACCCACTGAATGAACGCCATTACTTGTTTATTGACTTGCCTTATTCTTATTTATTTGAGCAGGATGGTTTACTATAA